The following proteins are co-located in the Macrobrachium rosenbergii isolate ZJJX-2024 chromosome 28, ASM4041242v1, whole genome shotgun sequence genome:
- the LOC136854195 gene encoding loricrin-like, giving the protein MRLHIAIALTALSLGGASSKYENGRGILDWLSVDSYPDVQPGHAPARSSVEPVGGEILQEEGRRRTDKKTKLDVAVHSSQEQNIVHGQEGIAPILSLPVPAPLPIPAPLSIGSGLKPTGSLGGGGGGGLGLKPGGGILGHGGVDGGGPQTGWGWGWISDFMKGPSWGSGWPGLFPGQGVSGGPGTGIGNKPSDGSYLGTNGRPTHSGEDDGIVSVTYGKPPPEHYNTHGPGIFNPFAGWLYPDPGFGYPKGGAPVADLDSPTTSEVLVVRYPEFIKTIGRGISQMTNAMKNLGEGFTHSITKGIHDASAGIGSGVYSIIPLEEVGNEFQDKGNQNFPSKGGLGGGLGGLGLGLGLGGKPGLGGGGGGGKPGFGQGGGGGPVSTVYVDKHPSVPTSGIGSWFPKPSSWFGSSYIDPDTTSTVYVDKGSSGIGHKGRH; this is encoded by the exons ATGCGGCTTCACATAGCGATCGCCTTGACGGCGCTCTCCTTAGGGGGAGCCTCGTCGAAATACGAGAATGGGAGAGGAATCTTGGATTGGCTGAGCGTGGACTCCTACCCAGATGTACagccag GACACGCCCCTGCTCGCTCTTCCGTCGAACCCGTAGGAGGGGAGATCCTGCAGGAGGAAGGACGCAGAAGGACTGACAAGAAAACTAAGCTCGATGTTGCTGTCCATTCCTCGCAAGAGCAGAACATCGTCCATGGTCAAGAAGGCATA GCACCCATCTTATCACTACCCGTACCAGCTCCTCTCCCGATACCCGCCCCATTGTCAATTGGCAGTGGCCTCAAGCCCACAGGCTCTTTAGGCGGTGGTGGAGGGGGCGGGCTTGGGCTTAAGCCCGGCGGTGGCATCCTAGGTCACGGCGGCGTTGATGGAGGCGGACCTCAAACAGGGTGGGGCTGGGGATGGATTTCAGACTTCATGAAGGGACCATCATGGGGTTCCGGCTGGCCAGGACTCTTTCCAGGACAGGGAGTTAGCGGAGGTCCTGGAACCGGAATTGGCAATAAACCTAGTGATGGCTCATATTTGGGCACCAACGGCAGACCTACGCACTCCGGAGAGGATGACGGTATCGTCTCTGTGACTTACGGCAAACCACCTCCCGAACATTACAACACACACGGCCCTGGCATCTTCAATCCATTCGCCGGCTGGTTATACCCAGACCCTGGTTTCGGCTATCCAAAGGGAGGAGCACCAGTTGCGGACTTAGACTCTCCTACTACCTCAGAGGTCTTGGTCGTTAGGTATCCCGAATTCATCAAGACTATCGGAAGAGGAATCAGCCAA ATGACGAACGCTATGAAGAACCTCGGGGAGGGCTTCACTCATTCCATAACGAAAGGAATCCACGACGCCAGCGCCGGCATTGGCAGCGGCGTCTACTCGATCATCCCGCTGGAGGAGGTGGGCAACGAGTTCCAGGACAAAGGGAACCAAAACTTCCCCAGCAAGGGTGGCTTAGGTGGTGGCTTAGGCGGACTTGGACTTGGACTTGGACTTGGAGGCAAACCTGGTTTGGGCGGCGGTGGCGGTGGCGGCAAACCTGGTTTTGGTCAAGGTGGAGGCGGCGGACCAGTTTCCACTGTTTATGTCGATAAGCACCCCAG CGTCCCCACAAGTGGCATTGGATCGTGGTTCCCCAAACCTAGCTCCTGGTTCGGTTCCTCCTACATAGATCCCGATACAACGTCCACCGTCTACGTCGAcaaaggatcttcaggcattggcCACAAGGGCCGTCATTAA